In one Ferroacidibacillus organovorans genomic region, the following are encoded:
- the radC gene encoding RadC family protein, with translation MTERGAQERGTLMMDRPLTERPRERMMQYGAQSLSTSELLALLLGTGRRGVSALDLADDLLSRMGGLRELLEADVRELRQIPGVGRAKALAVLAAIELGRRVSALGGEAIAKIGSPKDAADYVMDKLRFLKKEHFFTIHLDTKHQIIGEETVSVGSLNASIVHPREIFKTPLRRSAAAIICAHNHPSGDPTPSPEDISVTQRLVRAGSILGIEVLDHIVIGDKRYISLRERGFMDAAIEME, from the coding sequence ATGACCGAGCGTGGCGCGCAAGAACGTGGTACACTGATGATGGATCGACCGCTGACAGAGCGACCGCGAGAACGAATGATGCAGTACGGCGCACAGTCGCTCTCCACGAGCGAGTTGCTTGCCCTTCTCTTGGGAACGGGACGGCGCGGTGTATCCGCGCTTGATCTTGCGGATGACCTGCTCTCACGAATGGGTGGACTTCGAGAACTTTTGGAGGCGGATGTTCGCGAGTTGCGTCAAATTCCGGGCGTTGGCCGCGCGAAAGCCCTTGCCGTTCTTGCGGCGATTGAATTGGGGCGCAGGGTATCTGCACTCGGAGGTGAAGCGATCGCCAAGATTGGCTCGCCAAAGGATGCGGCGGATTATGTGATGGACAAGCTGCGCTTCCTTAAAAAAGAACATTTCTTTACGATACACCTCGACACGAAGCATCAAATCATCGGAGAAGAAACGGTGTCCGTAGGGTCCTTGAACGCTTCGATTGTCCACCCGCGCGAAATCTTCAAAACACCTTTGCGCCGCAGCGCGGCAGCAATTATCTGCGCACATAACCATCCCTCAGGCGATCCCACACCGAGTCCTGAGGATATCAGTGTGACGCAGCGTTTGGTTCGCGCTGGTTCGATTCTTGGGATCGAAGTTTTGGATCATATTGTCATCGGTGACAAACGATATATAAGCTTGCGTGAACGTGGTTTCATGGACGCGGCGATTGAAATGGAATAG
- a CDS encoding rod shape-determining protein yields MFGNLRDMGIDLGTANTLVYMKGRGIVLREPSVVAMRTDTGGIRAVGEEAKKMIGRTPGNIVAVRPMKDGVIADFETTTTMLKYFIRQALKKKSVFAGKPRVIVCVPSGITAVENRAVLDATLQAGAREAQTIEEPMAAAIGAGLPVGEPTGSMVVDIGGGTTEVAIISLGGIVTSRSIRVAGDEMDEAIMNHIKRNYNLMVGERTAEELKISIGSALEHEAGEEIDIRGRDLVTGLPKTVTITAQEMASALHDTVASILEAVKVTLEKSPPELAADIMDRGIVLTGGGALLRNLDRHLARETGMPVFVADNPLDCVAIGTGKALDNIEMLRDRRAYGQRRRAR; encoded by the coding sequence ATGTTTGGTAATTTGCGGGATATGGGCATTGATCTTGGTACGGCGAATACACTTGTTTATATGAAAGGGCGCGGCATCGTGCTGCGCGAGCCGTCTGTTGTAGCGATGCGTACAGACACAGGCGGAATTCGCGCCGTGGGTGAAGAGGCCAAGAAAATGATCGGTCGCACGCCTGGGAACATCGTGGCGGTGCGCCCGATGAAAGATGGTGTCATTGCAGACTTTGAGACGACGACGACGATGCTCAAATATTTCATTCGTCAGGCGCTTAAGAAAAAATCCGTCTTTGCGGGAAAGCCTAGAGTGATTGTCTGTGTCCCGTCAGGAATTACGGCAGTCGAGAACCGCGCAGTGCTCGACGCAACTCTTCAGGCTGGTGCGCGCGAGGCGCAAACGATTGAAGAACCCATGGCTGCAGCAATTGGTGCGGGGTTACCAGTGGGTGAACCGACTGGCAGCATGGTGGTCGATATCGGAGGCGGTACGACGGAGGTTGCGATTATCTCACTTGGCGGAATTGTGACGAGCCGCTCCATTCGCGTCGCAGGTGACGAGATGGATGAGGCGATCATGAACCACATCAAGCGCAACTACAACTTGATGGTGGGAGAGCGTACGGCAGAGGAACTTAAAATTTCTATCGGTTCGGCGTTAGAGCACGAAGCCGGAGAAGAGATTGACATTCGCGGGCGCGATTTGGTTACCGGCTTGCCAAAGACGGTCACGATTACTGCGCAAGAGATGGCAAGCGCCCTTCACGACACCGTGGCGAGTATTCTTGAGGCGGTGAAGGTTACGCTTGAAAAATCACCGCCAGAACTCGCTGCAGACATCATGGATCGCGGGATCGTTCTAACGGGCGGTGGAGCGCTTCTTCGCAATCTTGACAGGCATTTGGCGCGTGAGACGGGCATGCCTGTTTTTGTCGCGGATAATCCGCTGGATTGTGTAGCGATTGGTACCGGCAAGGCTCTTGACAATATTGAGATGCTGCGCGACCGCCGGGCGTATGGCCAGCGTAGACGGGCCAGATAA
- the mreC gene encoding rod shape-determining protein MreC: MSRLFSGGRLLGFLAGLIVLFIVAAVTLHNRAFRSSWPERAVRDVTSIVSEWLYTPTFQVETFFSRIKDLTTLYQENSALQALVAKDAALQISLDQTQQENAQLRQMVGYRSANPQYKLIAARVTGRSPLTWDSDITISVGKNAGVARDMPVLNQNGALVGRITSSSNLSSVVSLLTSSASADGVSANIVNGKQATFGIVSGNATVPNDLLMQFISQMSTNARVGDLVVTSGLSNMYPRGILIGKVQSFQLDGTGITKSAVIAPAANFNAIDYVFVLVPKPGQVIP; this comes from the coding sequence GTGAGTAGACTTTTTTCGGGTGGTCGACTGCTCGGCTTTCTTGCCGGACTGATCGTCTTGTTTATTGTGGCGGCAGTCACGCTTCACAATCGAGCGTTTCGCTCATCGTGGCCTGAGCGCGCTGTACGCGATGTGACATCAATTGTGAGTGAGTGGCTTTATACACCAACGTTTCAAGTAGAAACCTTTTTCTCGAGAATCAAAGATCTGACGACACTTTATCAGGAAAATAGCGCGTTGCAGGCGCTGGTTGCCAAGGACGCGGCGTTACAAATCTCTCTTGATCAAACGCAGCAGGAAAATGCGCAACTCAGACAAATGGTGGGTTATCGTTCGGCGAATCCACAGTACAAGTTGATTGCGGCACGTGTGACGGGCCGCAGTCCGCTAACGTGGGACTCAGACATCACGATTTCTGTTGGAAAAAACGCAGGTGTTGCGCGCGACATGCCCGTTTTAAACCAGAACGGGGCGCTGGTTGGACGGATTACTTCATCCTCAAATCTAAGTAGTGTTGTCTCGCTGCTTACTTCAAGTGCCAGTGCGGACGGCGTTTCGGCAAACATTGTCAACGGGAAACAGGCAACATTTGGCATCGTCTCGGGCAATGCGACAGTGCCAAACGATTTGCTGATGCAGTTTATTTCGCAAATGTCGACTAACGCACGCGTCGGGGATCTTGTCGTCACATCCGGATTATCTAATATGTATCCGCGCGGCATCTTGATCGGAAAGGTACAGTCCTTTCAACTCGATGGGACCGGGATTACAAAATCTGCCGTGATCGCTCCTGCCGCAAATTTTAATGCGATTGACTATGTGTTTGTGCTTGTTCCAAAACCGGGACAGGTGATTCCATGA
- the mreD gene encoding rod shape-determining protein MreD yields the protein MRSTLLFVALFLSMVLESTVFRAPTLSEYAPNLVVIGLVMTGLLRTPRMGLLFGLGIGLIQDIDYGRFLGETAFAYAVIGYLAGYFRHLVLRESALLAILVTGLASELFAWVTYGEARLLEASGTTLHEVIRSSSKTALVSMFFVLLLYAPYRKAFLKKKKVSYHDATADGTS from the coding sequence ATGAGGTCAACCCTACTTTTTGTTGCGCTTTTTTTGAGCATGGTTTTGGAGTCGACCGTGTTTCGCGCGCCGACACTCTCTGAGTACGCGCCAAACCTTGTCGTCATCGGCCTTGTCATGACGGGGCTTTTGCGAACCCCGCGCATGGGCCTGTTGTTTGGGCTTGGCATTGGCCTGATTCAGGACATTGACTATGGACGTTTTCTCGGAGAGACTGCGTTTGCGTATGCCGTGATTGGTTATTTGGCAGGCTATTTTCGGCATCTGGTTTTGCGGGAGAGCGCGCTTCTGGCCATTTTGGTGACTGGGCTTGCGTCTGAGTTGTTTGCGTGGGTAACCTATGGCGAGGCAAGGCTTTTGGAGGCGTCCGGTACGACGCTGCACGAAGTGATTCGCAGTTCCAGCAAAACGGCGCTCGTCTCCATGTTTTTTGTGTTGCTGCTCTACGCACCGTATCGCAAGGCTTTTTTAAAGAAAAAGAAGGTCAGTTATCACGACGCGACTGCCGACGGCACTTCATGA
- a CDS encoding peptidoglycan D,D-transpeptidase FtsI family protein: MDRDAKDDEKWEECQRRFRALWLLIVVPAVMLVFRLGDMQCRRSAEYLAAGVRNRVDSYSTPAPRGRIVDVSGHVMAYDSPSFSVIYTRSGRPVDAVAKSLSSVLRIPLEELKRRLKSDGTGSVHTLVESRVSARAVSYIREHQSDLPGVRIISDSIRNYPDADTACHILGYINAIPPQRIEQLVTKEHFPPSTRVGWAGVERYYDDALRGKPGRIVMEVDSRNVPLHALPYCHDASKGSDLVLTLDHAYERSIQNLLTDQVRYLKSHGHRGINHAMAIAISPQDGSILALASYPYYKPQWFSQGISYQTYQNGFAPAERNWVTQAPIAPGSTMKPLTALFAYNQRAITLKEKIDCNGALKLPNTDGTTIRCWTRHDPLDMAHAIAESCDVYFYQASLRYGRWPPRGNEKTSTWLKTDRPQTLHKLEQYSRGFGLGTGTGIDLPEEETGYLNGSSLQLTDLPYTAIGQNEVYTPLELAVYAAALANGGYRITPHVVQQVGELKLHFKRYPIAGIDQAALREVQRGMWMACNDPMGTAYSTFHWAHGGVAYAPAGKTGTAETGIKGFDNAVFIGYAPFKHPRIAIAIVVPGGGHGADSTGPIARGMLDRFFPHHAYALSRNITGKR, from the coding sequence ATGGATCGAGATGCAAAAGACGATGAGAAGTGGGAAGAGTGTCAACGACGGTTTCGCGCGCTATGGCTTCTTATTGTCGTGCCGGCTGTAATGTTGGTCTTTCGTCTCGGGGATATGCAGTGCCGAAGAAGTGCGGAGTACCTCGCAGCGGGTGTGCGCAATCGTGTTGACAGCTATTCAACGCCTGCACCGCGCGGCAGAATCGTGGACGTCTCGGGACATGTCATGGCGTATGACTCTCCGTCCTTTAGCGTGATCTACACGAGATCGGGTCGCCCTGTCGACGCGGTGGCAAAAAGCTTGTCAAGTGTATTGCGCATCCCGCTTGAAGAACTCAAACGTCGGTTGAAATCCGATGGTACGGGGAGTGTACACACGCTTGTCGAAAGTCGTGTATCTGCACGCGCGGTTTCCTATATTCGAGAACACCAGTCTGATTTGCCTGGCGTGCGCATCATTTCAGATTCGATTCGCAATTATCCTGACGCAGATACAGCCTGTCACATCCTTGGGTACATCAACGCGATCCCTCCACAGCGCATCGAGCAGTTGGTGACAAAGGAACATTTTCCGCCATCCACACGCGTAGGGTGGGCGGGCGTCGAGCGTTACTATGATGATGCGCTGCGAGGAAAACCTGGTCGCATCGTGATGGAGGTGGACAGCCGCAATGTACCTTTGCACGCGCTTCCGTACTGTCACGATGCGAGCAAAGGCTCGGATCTTGTCCTTACGCTTGATCATGCGTATGAGCGAAGTATTCAAAATCTGCTCACAGATCAAGTCCGTTATTTAAAGTCCCACGGGCATCGCGGTATCAATCACGCAATGGCCATTGCGATAAGTCCTCAGGATGGTTCGATTCTCGCGCTTGCGAGTTACCCGTATTACAAACCGCAGTGGTTTTCCCAAGGAATCTCTTATCAAACGTATCAAAACGGGTTCGCGCCGGCGGAGCGAAATTGGGTCACCCAAGCGCCGATTGCACCTGGCTCGACAATGAAGCCGTTGACAGCACTTTTTGCCTACAATCAGCGAGCCATTACGTTGAAAGAAAAAATTGACTGTAACGGTGCGCTAAAACTTCCGAATACGGATGGAACAACCATTCGCTGCTGGACGCGTCACGATCCTCTCGATATGGCGCACGCCATCGCTGAGTCTTGTGATGTGTACTTTTATCAAGCGAGTCTGCGGTATGGTCGGTGGCCGCCACGCGGCAATGAAAAAACGTCCACATGGCTAAAAACAGATCGTCCACAAACCCTTCACAAACTTGAACAATACAGTCGTGGCTTTGGACTTGGAACAGGGACAGGCATTGATTTGCCCGAGGAAGAGACCGGTTACCTCAATGGCAGTTCACTTCAGTTGACGGATCTACCCTATACGGCGATCGGGCAAAATGAGGTGTACACCCCGCTTGAGCTGGCTGTGTACGCAGCGGCGCTCGCAAATGGTGGATACCGTATCACACCGCATGTGGTTCAACAGGTGGGGGAGCTCAAACTCCATTTTAAACGCTATCCAATCGCGGGCATTGATCAAGCGGCGTTGCGCGAAGTTCAGCGCGGAATGTGGATGGCATGCAATGATCCTATGGGGACGGCATATTCCACGTTTCATTGGGCGCATGGTGGGGTAGCGTATGCACCCGCAGGTAAAACAGGAACCGCGGAAACTGGGATCAAAGGATTTGATAATGCTGTTTTTATCGGGTACGCGCCATTTAAGCACCCACGTATCGCCATCGCGATCGTCGTGCCAGGCGGCGGTCACGGTGCGGATTCGACAGGACCGATCGCCCGCGGGATGCTTGATCGATTCTTTCCGCATCATGCGTATGCGCTTAGCAGGAATATCACTGGTAAACGTTGA
- a CDS encoding septum site-determining protein MinC, whose amino-acid sequence MSRFATRPSTTTIKETVSIKGIRNGLLFILRDDMPFRDVLSALEDTLRKDASQGEETSLLTAYVQLGNRRLSDEEERELRHVIASVGNMMVGGLDGAPRPSDWMKKEPFVFKGTVRSGQVIEHDGDIVIIGDVNPGARLISTGDVYVMGVLRGAAHAGAAGDRDAVVAAAYFQPLQIRIADVIRRAPEGNVQAAEMEFAYLREGEQMAVERMSALNATKAHRRNRRVAGQGVS is encoded by the coding sequence ATGTCACGTTTTGCTACGCGTCCATCCACAACGACCATCAAAGAAACGGTATCGATTAAAGGCATCCGCAATGGATTGCTTTTCATACTCAGGGATGATATGCCATTTCGAGATGTGCTGAGTGCATTGGAGGATACGCTGCGAAAGGATGCTTCGCAAGGCGAGGAAACCTCACTTCTTACGGCCTATGTACAATTGGGGAATCGCAGACTTTCGGATGAAGAGGAGCGCGAATTACGCCATGTGATCGCGTCCGTCGGAAATATGATGGTGGGGGGGCTTGACGGGGCTCCTAGACCGAGTGACTGGATGAAAAAAGAGCCATTCGTTTTCAAAGGAACGGTGCGCTCAGGCCAGGTGATTGAACATGACGGTGATATCGTGATTATCGGCGATGTCAATCCAGGCGCGCGTTTGATCAGCACGGGTGATGTGTATGTGATGGGGGTTTTGCGAGGTGCGGCGCACGCAGGAGCCGCAGGGGATCGCGACGCGGTGGTTGCTGCTGCCTATTTTCAGCCGCTTCAGATTCGCATTGCGGATGTCATTCGACGCGCGCCGGAAGGGAATGTACAGGCGGCCGAAATGGAATTTGCCTATTTGCGTGAAGGTGAGCAAATGGCTGTTGAGCGAATGAGCGCGCTGAATGCAACAAAGGCGCATCGGCGAAATCGTCGAGTTGCGGGACAAGGGGTGTCATGA
- the minD gene encoding septum site-determining protein MinD, protein MGEAIVVTSGKGGVGKTTSSANIGTALALLGNKVCMVDTDIGLRNLDVVMGLENRIVYDILDVANGTARLEQALIRDKRFENLSLLPAAQTKDKLALSEDSMKAIVKKLKELFDYIIIDCPAGIEHGFRVATTAADQAIVVTTPEQAAVRDADRVIGLLEKEDIPQPKLIINRIRAHMVKNGDMLDIDDIIQILSLDLLGVVPDDEQVIKAANSGEPTVVQPNSRASIAYRNIARRIVGESVPLMSLTEQEGFFSKFKKMMGIR, encoded by the coding sequence ATGGGTGAAGCGATCGTAGTGACGTCAGGTAAAGGGGGCGTTGGAAAAACAACGTCTTCGGCCAATATCGGGACGGCACTCGCACTTCTCGGGAACAAGGTGTGCATGGTGGACACCGATATTGGACTGCGCAATCTTGATGTTGTCATGGGGCTTGAGAATCGCATTGTCTACGATATTCTTGATGTCGCAAACGGGACGGCCAGATTGGAGCAGGCGCTCATCCGCGACAAACGCTTCGAGAACCTCAGTCTGTTGCCGGCGGCACAGACGAAGGACAAGCTTGCGCTGAGTGAAGATTCCATGAAAGCAATTGTAAAAAAATTAAAGGAATTATTCGACTATATTATAATTGACTGTCCTGCAGGGATAGAACACGGGTTTCGCGTTGCCACAACGGCGGCAGATCAGGCTATTGTCGTGACGACGCCTGAGCAGGCGGCCGTTCGCGATGCGGATCGCGTGATTGGATTGCTTGAAAAAGAAGACATTCCACAACCTAAATTGATCATCAATCGAATTCGTGCACACATGGTAAAAAACGGCGATATGCTTGATATCGATGATATCATCCAGATCTTGTCGCTTGATTTATTGGGTGTTGTCCCGGATGACGAACAGGTCATCAAAGCGGCAAATTCTGGAGAGCCGACGGTCGTACAGCCGAATTCGCGCGCATCCATTGCCTATCGCAACATTGCGCGACGAATTGTCGGTGAATCTGTTCCTCTCATGTCGCTCACAGAGCAGGAAGGGTTTTTTTCGAAGTTTAAAAAAATGATGGGCATACGTTAG
- a CDS encoding M23 family metallopeptidase, translated as MEDKRPEEMLHVRPEYSVSPDDDVYGSPRSWTGAQLPVRRDLREHESRRRDHVRERFYTRGVNDRRFTQKQQGMSLFALQVIGAIFLIASIAILSHSNRNFAVSSTTFLRQSLTYQDFAQSLPPHIAQLLGVPLTSTPSVGVVSQTVDVVPPLRGTLVRPFSVLNPDIVIRGHRGSPIIAAAEGLVTQVGESAANGWYVTIDHGAMGQTFYAKMARIVVKPREYVAVGETIGYLPEQSPELTFGYIHNGRYENPAKLIGLHA; from the coding sequence ATGGAGGACAAGCGACCAGAAGAAATGCTTCATGTGCGACCTGAATACAGTGTTTCTCCTGACGACGATGTGTACGGTTCACCTCGTTCATGGACTGGGGCCCAGCTCCCCGTTCGACGTGATTTGCGTGAGCACGAGAGTCGGCGACGCGATCATGTCCGCGAACGCTTCTATACACGCGGAGTGAACGACCGGCGCTTCACGCAAAAGCAGCAAGGGATGTCGCTGTTCGCGCTACAAGTGATTGGCGCCATTTTTTTGATTGCGTCTATCGCCATTCTCAGTCACAGCAATCGCAATTTTGCCGTTTCTTCTACTACGTTTTTGCGCCAATCCTTGACGTATCAAGACTTTGCACAAAGCCTGCCGCCGCACATTGCTCAATTGCTCGGCGTGCCTTTGACATCAACACCAAGCGTTGGAGTGGTTTCACAGACGGTTGATGTAGTCCCTCCGCTGCGCGGCACGCTCGTTCGCCCGTTTTCGGTCTTGAATCCGGACATTGTCATTCGTGGGCATCGCGGCTCGCCCATCATTGCCGCGGCTGAAGGGCTGGTTACGCAAGTGGGCGAATCAGCCGCCAATGGCTGGTATGTGACAATTGATCATGGCGCAATGGGTCAGACGTTTTATGCGAAAATGGCACGTATCGTTGTCAAACCTCGCGAGTATGTTGCGGTTGGAGAGACGATCGGTTATCTTCCAGAGCAGAGCCCAGAGTTGACGTTTGGCTATATTCACAACGGTCGGTACGAAAATCCGGCAAAGTTGATTGGTCTTCACGCGTGA
- a CDS encoding M50 family metallopeptidase has protein sequence MIRLFGVRVRLSPLFLIVILFAYFGHVLDQVAILFAVVIAHEIGHIFAAHRFGIKTESIELLPFGGVAVMRGRLGFDVREETLIAAAGPFVNLLFVIATLPLRASGVLSEAWTNSFVSINLSIALFNLLPALPLDGGRIARAGLALTRGYHSATKVVTRVSFLVAVVLMGIGGISLVLGYADLGIFALGLFLLYSAFSLHRQSRYETLRFLDALRHQQMATPRPIRSMLAQEDMKLGDVASQFSPGAYHVIYVQSTYPKEPRPVTQDEILDAIFESSGWTLPLRALLS, from the coding sequence GTGATTCGACTGTTTGGCGTGCGCGTGCGTTTGAGTCCGCTATTTCTTATTGTCATCCTCTTCGCTTATTTCGGGCATGTCCTCGATCAAGTGGCGATCCTATTTGCCGTAGTTATCGCGCATGAAATCGGACATATTTTTGCGGCTCATCGGTTTGGCATTAAAACAGAATCGATCGAGCTCTTGCCGTTTGGCGGGGTTGCCGTAATGCGCGGGAGACTCGGTTTTGATGTTCGCGAAGAAACCTTGATTGCTGCGGCGGGGCCTTTTGTCAATCTATTGTTTGTCATTGCAACACTTCCACTGCGCGCGAGTGGTGTCCTAAGTGAAGCGTGGACGAACTCTTTTGTATCAATCAATCTGTCAATTGCGCTATTTAACTTGCTTCCTGCTCTTCCGCTTGACGGCGGAAGAATTGCTCGCGCGGGGCTTGCGCTTACACGAGGATATCACTCTGCGACAAAGGTGGTGACGCGTGTGTCCTTTTTGGTCGCAGTTGTTCTTATGGGCATTGGCGGCATCTCACTCGTTCTTGGTTATGCTGATCTTGGCATTTTTGCGCTCGGTCTATTTTTGCTTTACTCGGCATTTTCCCTGCACCGCCAGTCGCGATACGAAACGCTTCGCTTTCTTGATGCGCTGCGCCATCAGCAAATGGCAACCCCGCGTCCTATTCGCTCCATGCTGGCGCAGGAAGATATGAAACTTGGCGATGTTGCTAGCCAATTCTCCCCCGGCGCCTATCATGTCATCTATGTGCAGTCGACTTATCCAAAGGAACCGCGTCCCGTCACGCAAGATGAAATTCTTGACGCCATATTTGAATCATCAGGGTGGACTTTGCCACTGCGCGCATTGCTCTCCTAA
- the rplU gene encoding 50S ribosomal protein L21 yields MYAIVETGGKQFKVTEGSTLYVEKLEAAVGDQVVLDRVYLVEKDQSITVGTPHVPGAKVQVTVLDHGKAKKIIVFKYKSKKNYRRKQGHRQPFTKVRVDAITL; encoded by the coding sequence ATGTACGCAATTGTCGAAACAGGTGGCAAGCAGTTTAAAGTGACGGAAGGATCTACCCTTTACGTAGAAAAACTTGAGGCTGCAGTTGGTGATCAGGTCGTTTTGGATCGTGTATACTTGGTTGAAAAAGATCAGTCCATCACCGTGGGAACACCGCATGTTCCAGGGGCGAAAGTGCAAGTCACCGTCCTTGATCACGGTAAAGCGAAGAAAATCATCGTCTTTAAATACAAGTCGAAAAAGAACTATCGCCGCAAACAAGGCCATCGTCAACCGTTTACAAAAGTTCGAGTCGACGCGATTACGCTCTAA
- a CDS encoding ribosomal-processing cysteine protease Prp — translation MIRVTVTRNVKQVIERVVVSGHAGAGPHGYDLVCAGVSTLVATCVNSIEQLTGLRIDAVEQDGYVMFDVPQSRDAQLLTESMLVGMQDMEQEYGAHIRLRTEIHAK, via the coding sequence ATGATCCGCGTTACAGTGACGCGCAATGTTAAACAGGTGATCGAGCGCGTGGTCGTTTCAGGACATGCAGGTGCGGGTCCGCACGGCTACGACCTCGTTTGCGCAGGAGTATCCACGCTTGTCGCAACGTGTGTAAACAGCATTGAACAACTGACAGGGTTGCGCATAGATGCAGTGGAGCAGGATGGCTATGTCATGTTTGATGTGCCACAAAGTCGTGACGCACAACTCCTGACAGAAAGCATGCTTGTAGGGATGCAGGACATGGAGCAAGAGTATGGAGCACACATCAGACTTCGCACAGAGATTCATGCGAAATGA
- the rpmA gene encoding 50S ribosomal protein L27 has translation MLRLDLQRFAHKKGVSSTRNGRDSHSKRLGVKRADGQVVSGGSILVRQRGTRIYPGLNVGLGSDDTLFAKIEGRVKFERWGRDRKRVSVYPVVAESAVAQQ, from the coding sequence ATGTTGCGGTTAGATCTTCAACGATTTGCTCATAAAAAAGGGGTGTCCTCGACACGAAATGGTCGAGACAGCCATTCCAAGCGTCTTGGCGTAAAGCGCGCAGACGGTCAGGTTGTCAGCGGAGGCAGCATTTTGGTGCGTCAACGCGGCACGCGGATCTATCCTGGCCTGAATGTAGGTCTTGGCAGTGACGATACACTCTTTGCAAAAATCGAGGGTCGGGTCAAGTTTGAGCGCTGGGGACGCGATCGCAAGCGCGTCAGTGTTTATCCAGTGGTTGCTGAGTCTGCTGTTGCACAGCAATAA
- the obgE gene encoding GTPase ObgE, whose amino-acid sequence MFIDVATVEVQGGDGGDGMVAYRREKYVPLGGPAGGDGGRGGSVVFFVDEGLRTLMDFRYQRHLRAKHGEKGRPKNQHGANATDLIVKVPPGTLVRDAVTGQPIADLTRAGQTAVIARGGRGGRGNVRFATAKNKAPDMAERGEPGECRTVQLELKLIADIGLVGFPSVGKSTLLSVLSEAKPKVAAYPFTTLTPNLGVVMVENDPGKTFVLADLPGLIEGAHEGLGLGLAFLRHASRTKVIAHVIDMAAVDGRDPIRDYEIILDELRAYDEELLRKPSMILANKMDDPEANLRLEKFMGAYPDVRVLPISALTRTGLNEAVYHMYAMVEKALQETSTVEIESTVQVKIEDREIHFEIMRIDETYVVVSDELDRLVRVTNFTQYDAVKRFQRILRRSGVDDALRAHGAQNGDQIRISDMEFDFVD is encoded by the coding sequence GTGTTTATTGATGTTGCGACGGTTGAGGTTCAAGGGGGAGACGGTGGCGACGGGATGGTTGCGTACCGACGAGAAAAGTATGTTCCGCTTGGTGGCCCTGCCGGCGGAGATGGCGGCAGGGGGGGCAGCGTTGTTTTTTTTGTAGACGAAGGGTTGCGCACGCTTATGGATTTTCGTTATCAACGTCACTTGCGGGCAAAGCACGGTGAAAAAGGCCGTCCCAAGAACCAACACGGGGCAAATGCGACTGATCTGATCGTAAAAGTACCACCAGGGACACTCGTGCGCGATGCGGTAACGGGACAGCCGATTGCAGATTTGACACGTGCTGGTCAAACGGCGGTCATTGCGCGCGGTGGGCGCGGGGGACGGGGCAATGTGCGTTTTGCAACGGCCAAAAATAAGGCTCCTGACATGGCGGAACGCGGAGAACCAGGGGAGTGCAGAACGGTTCAACTGGAACTAAAACTGATCGCAGACATCGGACTTGTCGGATTTCCGAGTGTGGGAAAGTCCACGCTGTTGTCTGTATTGAGCGAGGCGAAGCCAAAGGTTGCCGCGTATCCTTTTACCACACTGACACCGAATCTTGGCGTCGTAATGGTGGAGAATGATCCTGGAAAGACGTTTGTACTCGCAGATCTTCCTGGATTGATTGAAGGGGCTCATGAGGGCTTGGGACTTGGCCTTGCTTTTTTGCGGCACGCATCGCGAACCAAAGTGATTGCTCACGTCATTGACATGGCGGCAGTTGATGGCCGCGATCCGATCCGTGACTATGAGATTATTCTTGATGAGTTGCGTGCGTATGATGAGGAATTGCTTCGCAAACCATCCATGATCCTTGCCAACAAGATGGATGATCCAGAGGCTAATCTTCGCCTGGAAAAATTTATGGGTGCATACCCTGATGTGCGAGTTCTACCGATTTCAGCATTGACGCGCACAGGACTGAATGAAGCGGTCTATCACATGTATGCTATGGTTGAAAAGGCTCTTCAAGAGACTTCAACCGTAGAGATAGAGTCGACTGTCCAAGTGAAAATTGAAGATCGCGAGATCCACTTTGAAATTATGCGCATCGATGAGACGTATGTCGTGGTGAGTGACGAACTTGATCGCTTGGTGCGCGTTACAAATTTTACTCAGTACGATGCGGTGAAACGATTCCAGCGGATTTTGCGGCGCTCTGGAGTGGACGACGCGTTGCGCGCGCATGGCGCGCAAAACGGCGACCAGATTCGCATCAGCGATATGGAATTTGATTTTGTCGATTGA